In Pseudomonas sp. MYb327, one DNA window encodes the following:
- the mksE gene encoding Mks condensin complex protein MksE yields MHLDLSELSQLAPIFRELFKGYHVSRRDPELYAQLSNFQDQYRTLFKALGFELVCDTRGFYYFVPDLAAAAVNKTAQRLALFTFILVEHLADQGRDPIAVLDGGSLGRDELPSLLEKYRDLFIQAEVQTQDELEEKIMRRMTQLGFASEENGVYRFLPPMHRFLDVCLSVQQDRDLAASLHSVLPLPVPVLIDEDSEKLLQTDDPLDLSEFEGESEEDALARAIAEEQELDA; encoded by the coding sequence ATGCATCTTGATCTATCCGAACTGTCTCAGCTGGCGCCGATCTTTCGCGAGCTGTTCAAGGGTTACCACGTCAGCCGCCGCGATCCGGAGCTGTACGCACAACTGTCGAACTTTCAGGACCAATACCGCACGCTGTTCAAGGCGTTGGGTTTTGAACTGGTCTGCGATACCCGTGGTTTCTACTACTTCGTGCCAGATCTCGCGGCAGCAGCGGTGAACAAGACCGCCCAGCGTCTGGCACTGTTCACCTTCATCCTCGTCGAGCACCTGGCAGACCAGGGCCGCGACCCGATCGCCGTGCTCGACGGCGGCAGCCTGGGCCGAGATGAATTGCCATCGCTGCTGGAGAAATACCGCGATCTGTTCATCCAGGCCGAAGTGCAGACCCAGGATGAGCTGGAAGAAAAAATCATGCGCCGAATGACCCAGCTCGGTTTCGCCAGCGAAGAAAACGGTGTCTACCGCTTCCTGCCGCCGATGCACCGTTTCCTCGACGTCTGCCTCTCCGTGCAGCAGGACCGCGATTTGGCTGCCAGTTTGCATAGCGTATTGCCGCTGCCGGTTCCGGTGCTGATCGACGAAGACAGCGAAAAACTGCTGCAGACCGACGACCCGCTGGATCTTAGTGAGTTCGAAGGCGAAAGCGAAGAAGACGCCTTGGCCCGCGCCATCGCCGAAGAACAGGAGCTCGACGCATGA
- the rimI gene encoding ribosomal protein S18-alanine N-acetyltransferase → MSDAVSFRPMTEADLEAVLKIEYAAYSHPWTRGIFLDGLGKYQIWLMFEGQQQVGHGVVQIILDEAHLLNITVKPENQGRGLGLTLLEHLMSIAYKADARECFLEVRDSNTAAFKLYERYGFNEIGRRRDYYPAVGGREDAVVMACTLVD, encoded by the coding sequence ATGAGTGACGCTGTATCGTTCCGCCCGATGACCGAGGCAGACCTGGAAGCTGTACTGAAAATCGAATACGCCGCCTATAGCCACCCATGGACCCGCGGGATTTTTCTCGATGGCCTGGGCAAGTACCAGATCTGGCTGATGTTTGAAGGGCAGCAGCAGGTCGGGCATGGCGTGGTGCAGATCATCCTTGATGAGGCGCACCTGCTAAACATCACCGTCAAACCGGAAAACCAGGGGCGTGGGCTGGGCCTGACGTTGCTGGAGCATCTGATGTCGATTGCCTACAAGGCCGATGCCCGGGAATGTTTTCTCGAAGTGCGCGACAGCAATACCGCGGCGTTCAAGTTGTATGAGCGGTATGGATTCAACGAAATCGGCCGGCGCCGGGATTACTACCCGGCAGTGGGTGGGCGCGAAGATGCGGTGGTCATGGCCTGCACCTTGGTGGATTGA
- the mksB gene encoding Mks condensin complex protein MksB, with protein MIEPKRVLRALAEHWALLEPLCEHFDQGTLSLNELRSQLAAQQLDSTPQDITSLLDVWIRLDILVPVAKSPNRFELNAQIHDFLAYLRREHRLGLCLEIEAYLRHLERLAGYIQDAFDIRDGNDLARQLRLLDMRVRDVLKKLDNDEQALVAVAERAKTSDRQIPLRQRYAEVLATWDEYVEPMIDLVNADGAFEQGVRKVETVLLKMLSEQQRLGHLVDDDMLLRTHARILEMQTSAQLTLRHARELLLPLREEARRHNAVTRGAALALSMIRRKGIDAVPQAAMPMFTRPQSTFLGSASQVEAYVYALARFEPKPARFPKAHKTHKGGDTPRAPRTVREMLERCEDALPMPDLMTWLLEQEPDGATDELLYWFSRLSREKRFTRKRLDRRDYFTHEHQVSLRSFALLSAGPDATENSASIPNAS; from the coding sequence ATGATCGAACCCAAGCGCGTCTTGCGCGCCCTCGCTGAACACTGGGCACTTCTGGAGCCACTGTGCGAGCACTTCGACCAAGGCACATTGAGCCTCAACGAATTGCGTTCACAGTTGGCCGCCCAGCAACTCGACAGTACGCCGCAGGACATCACCAGCCTGCTGGACGTGTGGATTCGCCTCGACATTCTGGTTCCCGTGGCAAAAAGCCCGAACCGCTTCGAGCTCAACGCGCAGATCCACGACTTCCTCGCTTACCTGCGCCGTGAACACCGTTTGGGCCTGTGCCTGGAAATCGAAGCTTATCTGCGCCACCTTGAGCGCCTGGCCGGTTACATCCAGGACGCCTTCGATATCCGCGACGGCAATGATCTGGCGCGCCAACTGCGTTTGCTCGACATGCGCGTTCGCGACGTATTGAAGAAGCTCGACAACGACGAACAGGCCTTGGTGGCCGTGGCCGAACGTGCCAAGACCAGCGATCGGCAGATCCCGCTGCGTCAGCGTTACGCTGAAGTGCTGGCGACTTGGGACGAATACGTCGAGCCGATGATTGATCTGGTCAACGCCGACGGGGCCTTCGAGCAAGGTGTGCGCAAGGTCGAAACCGTGCTGCTGAAGATGCTCAGCGAACAGCAACGCCTCGGTCACCTGGTCGATGACGACATGCTGCTGCGCACCCACGCGCGCATCCTGGAAATGCAGACCAGCGCCCAGCTCACCCTGCGTCACGCCCGCGAACTGCTGCTGCCGCTACGTGAAGAAGCGCGCCGCCACAACGCCGTGACCCGTGGCGCGGCGCTGGCCTTGTCGATGATCCGGCGCAAGGGCATCGACGCCGTGCCCCAAGCGGCCATGCCGATGTTCACCCGCCCGCAAAGCACCTTCCTCGGCAGCGCCAGTCAGGTCGAGGCTTACGTTTACGCCTTGGCCCGTTTCGAACCGAAACCGGCGCGCTTCCCCAAGGCACACAAAACCCACAAGGGTGGCGATACCCCGCGCGCACCACGTACGGTTCGCGAAATGCTTGAGCGCTGCGAAGACGCCCTGCCGATGCCGGACTTGATGACCTGGCTGCTGGAGCAGGAACCGGACGGCGCCACCGACGAATTGCTGTACTGGTTCTCGCGCCTGTCCCGGGAAAAACGCTTCACGCGCAAGCGCCTGGATCGTCGCGACTACTTCACACACGAGCATCAGGTCAGCCTGCGCTCCTTCGCCCTGCTCTCGGCTGGCCCTGATGCCACCGAGAATTCTGCGAGCATCCCAAATGCATCTTGA
- the mksF gene encoding Mks condensin complex protein MksF, with the protein MSKERYGIRRFALLNTAGYSLGLFPLEEPLSVYGANNLGKSASINALQFPILARMSDMSFGKYSLEQSRRFYFASDTSYILVEVSLPHGPHVIGVVGRGPGGGFGHQFFAYAGKLDLAHYQKNDTCLRQKELFTNLEREGLKAYELKPDELRRLLVGGHTSIPLDLTLIPLRSTSEQSLKTFRALFINLLHMREITAAKLKQLFLDAFEHSLRSGSVDYIAACEEAFRDVRRMEQDYNSLVAAGPLVEALANGVKQRDILRGKLHRISPLLDSLLGTWSDYASARKEELTIQAEHYRNEQDALQNDQRGGTQELMRLEREISGIQRWLGELSVLKHRFALVDDVKVLEQQLLAAKDAHDELAGALAQSRQFSAEDLEERLRDLEKRLKSVKQQLDHADNNSYARLREEFSQQDVERLMRLFNSALFSLPLGEHGITLDENGDWVKSVELILDGFKGERFEVPGLSIDISHIEPPALQALADRAALRDQKERLEKELKQLKTQQAVAADRAASKTQTEALYQQVLDAQKALEDFRRAQTLSAEEGDKLEQLAQMEAAQDELKRSSDAFTERVQQLSAKLQLVGRQIGDMEAKQRTLDDALRRRQLLPADLPFGTPFMDPIDDSMDNLLPLLNDYQDSWQGLLRADGQIEALYAQVRLKGVAKFDSEDDMERRLSLLINAYAHRTDEALTLGKARRAAVTDIARTLRNIRSDYDSLEHQLALFNREINKRQVSNLQSFRIVLAPNKEALKHIDQIIHSAGQYEEGETLSVFDLSQSAEQDNKNEEAKEYLARLVAANHNQLGLKDLFELAFEITKVNGQPVIHTDIDGAASNGTTMTIKALTNMYLLLHLMDRDLAGRVRLPYYLDEAADIDEKNQAALLETSLQLGFVPILASVKPQVCASVAIDLEGGSGPAGIYIDEADWKYIRRHDQVKATVIEQADEPELDAV; encoded by the coding sequence ATGAGCAAGGAACGCTACGGCATCCGCCGCTTTGCCCTTTTGAACACTGCCGGTTACAGCCTCGGCCTGTTCCCGCTGGAAGAGCCGCTGTCGGTCTACGGCGCGAACAACCTCGGTAAATCCGCCTCGATCAACGCCTTGCAGTTCCCGATCCTGGCGCGCATGTCGGACATGAGTTTCGGCAAGTACAGCCTGGAACAATCCCGGCGTTTCTATTTCGCTTCGGACACCAGTTACATCCTCGTGGAAGTCTCGCTGCCCCACGGTCCACACGTGATCGGCGTGGTGGGTCGCGGCCCCGGCGGCGGTTTCGGTCACCAGTTCTTTGCTTATGCGGGCAAGCTCGACCTGGCTCACTACCAGAAAAACGACACTTGCCTGCGCCAGAAAGAACTGTTCACCAACCTTGAGCGCGAAGGCCTGAAAGCCTACGAGCTGAAGCCGGACGAACTGCGCCGCTTGTTGGTCGGCGGTCATACCTCGATCCCGCTGGACCTGACGCTAATACCATTGCGCTCCACCAGCGAACAGAGCCTGAAGACGTTCCGCGCGCTGTTCATCAACTTGCTGCACATGCGCGAAATCACCGCCGCCAAGCTCAAGCAGCTATTCCTTGATGCTTTCGAACACAGCCTGCGTTCCGGCAGCGTGGACTACATCGCCGCGTGCGAAGAAGCCTTCCGCGATGTGCGACGCATGGAGCAGGACTACAACTCCCTCGTCGCCGCCGGTCCGCTGGTCGAAGCGCTGGCCAATGGCGTGAAGCAACGCGACATCCTGCGCGGCAAGCTGCACCGAATCTCACCACTGCTTGATTCGTTACTGGGCACCTGGTCCGACTACGCCAGTGCGCGCAAGGAAGAACTGACCATTCAGGCCGAGCATTACCGCAACGAGCAGGACGCCCTGCAAAACGACCAGCGCGGCGGCACTCAGGAACTGATGCGCCTGGAGCGGGAAATCTCCGGCATCCAGCGCTGGCTTGGCGAGTTGTCGGTTCTCAAGCATCGCTTTGCCTTGGTCGATGACGTCAAAGTGCTGGAGCAACAGCTGCTGGCGGCCAAGGACGCACACGATGAACTGGCCGGTGCACTGGCACAGTCCCGTCAGTTCAGTGCCGAGGATCTGGAAGAGCGTCTGCGGGATCTGGAAAAACGCCTGAAGTCGGTCAAGCAACAGCTCGATCACGCCGACAACAATAGCTATGCCCGCTTGCGCGAAGAATTCTCGCAACAGGACGTCGAGCGCCTGATGCGTCTGTTCAACAGCGCACTGTTCAGCCTGCCGCTCGGCGAGCACGGCATCACCCTCGACGAGAATGGCGACTGGGTGAAATCCGTGGAACTGATCCTCGACGGCTTCAAGGGTGAGCGTTTCGAAGTGCCGGGGTTGTCCATCGACATCTCGCACATCGAGCCACCGGCTCTGCAAGCACTGGCGGATCGTGCGGCACTGCGCGACCAGAAAGAGCGCCTGGAAAAAGAACTCAAGCAACTGAAAACCCAGCAAGCCGTGGCCGCCGACCGCGCCGCGAGCAAGACCCAGACCGAAGCGTTATATCAGCAAGTGCTGGATGCGCAGAAGGCACTGGAAGATTTCCGACGCGCGCAAACCCTGAGCGCCGAAGAAGGCGACAAGCTGGAGCAACTGGCGCAGATGGAAGCCGCGCAGGACGAGCTGAAGCGCTCCAGCGACGCCTTCACCGAGCGCGTTCAACAGCTGTCGGCCAAGTTGCAACTGGTCGGCCGCCAGATCGGCGACATGGAAGCCAAGCAACGCACCCTCGACGACGCCCTGCGCCGCCGTCAGTTGTTGCCGGCGGACCTGCCGTTCGGCACACCGTTCATGGACCCGATCGACGATTCCATGGACAACCTATTGCCGCTGCTCAACGACTATCAGGACAGCTGGCAAGGCCTGTTGCGCGCCGACGGGCAGATCGAGGCCTTGTACGCGCAAGTGCGTTTGAAGGGCGTGGCCAAATTCGACAGCGAAGACGATATGGAGCGTCGTCTGTCACTGCTGATCAACGCTTACGCGCACCGCACCGACGAAGCGTTGACGTTGGGCAAGGCCCGTCGTGCAGCCGTTACCGACATCGCCCGCACATTGCGTAACATCCGCAGCGACTACGACAGCCTCGAACACCAATTGGCGCTGTTCAACCGCGAGATCAACAAGCGTCAGGTCTCCAACCTGCAGAGTTTCCGCATCGTGCTCGCGCCGAACAAGGAAGCCCTCAAGCACATCGACCAGATCATCCACAGCGCGGGTCAGTACGAGGAAGGCGAAACCCTGTCGGTGTTCGACCTGAGCCAGAGTGCGGAACAGGACAACAAGAACGAAGAGGCCAAGGAATACCTGGCGCGGTTGGTGGCGGCGAACCACAACCAGCTCGGCCTCAAGGACTTGTTCGAACTGGCATTCGAGATCACCAAGGTCAATGGACAACCGGTGATCCACACCGATATCGACGGTGCTGCCTCCAACGGCACCACCATGACCATCAAAGCGCTGACCAACATGTACTTGTTGCTGCACTTGATGGACCGCGACCTGGCCGGTCGTGTGCGCTTGCCGTACTACCTCGACGAAGCTGCGGACATCGATGAGAAAAACCAGGCTGCCTTGCTGGAAACCAGCCTGCAACTGGGCTTCGTGCCGATCCTGGCAAGTGTGAAACCGCAGGTCTGCGCCAGTGTCGCCATCGACCTGGAAGGCGGCAGCGGCCCGGCAGGGATCTACATCGATGAGGCGGACTGGAAGTACATCCGCCGGCACGACCAGGTGAAGGCGACGGTCATCGAACAGGCAGACGAACCGGAGCTGGATGCGGTTTGA
- a CDS encoding serine kinase/phosphatase — protein MNDSRRPYDAVQPEPIDDNEDRMGSMQELDFDEEEPSAKIGDELPENEREQLMPRQRVREAGMTGASTADHESTDDDMSPETLIREDGARDAHEAGQGDQADWDLSIVDEDDIGGGNGLDEAEMAQREPLDRKR, from the coding sequence ATGAATGATTCACGACGTCCTTACGATGCGGTGCAACCAGAGCCCATCGATGACAACGAAGACCGCATGGGCTCGATGCAGGAGCTGGACTTCGACGAGGAAGAACCCAGCGCCAAGATCGGCGACGAGCTGCCTGAGAACGAACGCGAACAGCTGATGCCCCGACAGCGCGTACGCGAAGCCGGGATGACCGGCGCTTCGACCGCCGACCATGAATCGACCGATGATGACATGAGCCCCGAAACCCTGATTCGCGAAGATGGCGCCCGGGACGCCCACGAAGCCGGCCAAGGTGATCAGGCCGATTGGGATTTGAGCATTGTCGACGAAGACGACATTGGCGGTGGCAACGGGCTGGATGAAGCGGAGATGGCGCAGCGAGAGCCTCTCGACAGGAAGCGTTGA
- a CDS encoding energy transducer TonB: protein MQVVNWLPRTELPFAAPSRPELLEPLEPLVVAPVTPAPAAQAPVEPAVKPAERVKVEVPRPSLASTRTGAKPVEELEEAPVAKPAPVPPPRFALQLLRAGRCLLLVELPTGGAFQTRDPAYLLLKDMLRAAGLPDSPQIVGEPVRWPLLVRGTMDQGPDAARDFVQGFLSARLEDAPCVCLWLIGLPAVRFGGEGDAESFNRELQVEGLGSVWALPGLELLMEEPQRKADVWQAMRRLMARWKESNE, encoded by the coding sequence ATGCAGGTGGTCAACTGGCTGCCGCGCACCGAATTACCTTTTGCTGCGCCGTCGCGGCCCGAATTGCTGGAGCCGCTTGAGCCGTTGGTCGTCGCGCCGGTAACGCCTGCACCTGCGGCTCAAGCGCCTGTTGAACCGGCGGTCAAACCGGCCGAACGAGTGAAAGTCGAGGTGCCGCGGCCATCATTGGCGAGCACGCGCACCGGGGCCAAACCGGTGGAAGAGCTCGAAGAGGCGCCAGTTGCCAAGCCTGCACCTGTGCCGCCCCCGCGTTTCGCCCTGCAATTGCTGCGCGCGGGTCGTTGCCTGCTGCTAGTGGAGTTACCCACAGGCGGAGCGTTCCAGACCCGCGATCCCGCGTATTTGCTGCTCAAGGACATGCTGCGTGCCGCCGGTCTGCCGGACAGTCCGCAGATCGTCGGCGAGCCGGTGCGCTGGCCGCTGCTGGTACGGGGCACCATGGACCAGGGGCCGGACGCCGCTCGCGATTTCGTACAAGGTTTTCTCTCGGCCAGGCTGGAAGACGCACCGTGCGTCTGTTTGTGGCTGATCGGCCTGCCTGCGGTGCGTTTTGGCGGGGAAGGGGACGCCGAATCCTTCAACCGTGAACTCCAGGTCGAAGGCCTGGGGTCGGTCTGGGCCTTGCCGGGCCTGGAATTATTAATGGAAGAGCCACAGCGTAAGGCTGATGTCTGGCAAGCCATGCGTCGGCTGATGGCGCGCTGGAAAGAATCGAATGAGTGA
- a CDS encoding TIGR00366 family protein — MAADIEDSRSARFALRCSSFAERWFPDSWVFAALAVIIVALATMAMGAKPTDAAMAFGDGFWSLIPFTMQMAFVVIGGYVVASSPPAVKLIDRLAKLPKNGRSAVAWVALISMVASLLNWGLSLVFGGLLVRALARRTDLKMDYRAAGAAAYLGLGAVWALGLSSSAAQLQANPASLPPSILSITGVIPFTQTIFLWQSGVMLLALVVISIIIAYATAPGPNSARDAKACGVDPSFNLPPLQPRTRPGEWLEHSPLLTILLVLLAAGWLFHEFSTKPAISAISGLNTYNFLFIMLGALLHWRPRSFLDAVARAVPTTTGVLIQFPLYGSIAALMTTVKGADAQTLAHHISTFFVSIASHDTYALLMGVYSAILGFFIPSGGGKWIIEAPYVMQVANDLNYHLGWAVQIYNAAEALPNLINPFYMLPLLGVLGLKARDLIGFSFVQLLVHTPIVLFLLWALGTTLAYTPPVMP; from the coding sequence GTGGCCGCTGATATCGAAGATAGCCGCTCCGCCCGCTTTGCCCTGCGCTGCTCAAGTTTTGCCGAACGCTGGTTCCCCGACTCCTGGGTGTTTGCCGCGTTGGCGGTGATCATTGTCGCTTTGGCCACCATGGCCATGGGCGCGAAACCCACGGATGCCGCCATGGCGTTTGGTGATGGTTTCTGGAGCCTGATCCCCTTCACCATGCAGATGGCTTTCGTGGTGATCGGCGGTTACGTCGTCGCCAGCTCGCCACCTGCGGTGAAGCTGATTGACCGCCTGGCGAAGCTGCCGAAAAACGGCCGCTCCGCCGTGGCTTGGGTGGCGTTGATTTCCATGGTTGCGTCGCTGTTGAACTGGGGCTTGTCGCTGGTATTCGGCGGTTTGCTGGTGCGCGCCCTCGCCCGCCGCACCGATCTGAAGATGGACTACCGCGCCGCCGGTGCCGCAGCGTATCTGGGTCTCGGTGCGGTGTGGGCCTTGGGCTTGTCTTCCTCGGCGGCCCAATTGCAGGCCAACCCGGCCAGCCTGCCACCATCGATTCTGTCCATCACCGGGGTGATTCCTTTCACCCAGACAATCTTTCTCTGGCAGTCCGGCGTGATGCTGCTGGCGCTGGTCGTGATCTCGATCATCATTGCCTATGCCACCGCTCCCGGCCCGAATTCAGCACGTGATGCCAAGGCCTGCGGCGTTGACCCGAGTTTCAACCTGCCGCCCCTGCAACCACGCACCCGCCCCGGCGAATGGCTGGAACACAGCCCGTTGCTGACCATTCTGCTGGTGTTGCTGGCCGCCGGATGGCTGTTCCATGAGTTCTCGACCAAACCGGCAATCAGCGCGATTTCCGGGCTCAACACCTACAACTTCCTGTTCATCATGCTCGGCGCCCTGCTGCACTGGCGCCCGCGCAGCTTCCTCGACGCCGTGGCCCGTGCGGTGCCAACCACCACTGGCGTACTGATCCAGTTCCCTCTTTACGGCTCGATCGCTGCATTGATGACCACGGTCAAAGGTGCTGATGCGCAGACCCTGGCCCATCACATCTCGACCTTTTTCGTCAGCATCGCGTCCCACGACACCTATGCTCTCCTGATGGGCGTGTACTCGGCGATCCTGGGCTTCTTCATCCCGTCCGGCGGTGGCAAGTGGATCATCGAAGCACCGTACGTGATGCAAGTGGCCAATGATCTGAATTACCACCTGGGCTGGGCCGTGCAGATCTACAACGCCGCCGAAGCCCTGCCGAACCTGATCAACCCGTTCTACATGCTGCCGCTATTGGGCGTATTGGGGTTGAAGGCGCGGGACTTGATCGGATTCTCGTTCGTGCAGTTGCTGGTACACACGCCGATCGTGTTGTTTTTACTGTGGGCATTGGGGACGACGCTGGCGTATACACCACCGGTGATGCCGTAA
- a CDS encoding MFS transporter: MTANTDSRPTPFNRSDYKTLGLAALGGALEIYDFIIFVFFALTLSQLFFPPEMPEWLRLLQSFGIFVTGYLARPLGGILMAHFADRLGRKRVFSLSILMMALPCLLIGIMPTYAQIGYFAPLLLLLLRVLQGAAVGGEVPSAWVFVAEHAPAGHRGYALGFLQAGLTFGYLLGALTATFLAQAFTPAEILDYAWRYPFLLGGVFGVIGVWLRRWLSETPVFMAMQAKRDAAVELPLRTVLREHRLAILPAMILTCVLTSAVVVFVVITPTMMQKTFGMTASHTFGLSALGIVFLNIGCVLAGLLVDRIGAWRTVMLYSLLLPLGIGVLYTCLISGGDWVGLAYAVAGLCCGVVGAVPSVMVSLFPARIRVSGISFTYNIAYAAWASITPLVLIGLMPWSPWICVIFSAVMGAVGVSSAAYFSARMPRITGSSATCTVKA; the protein is encoded by the coding sequence ATGACTGCCAACACTGATTCGCGCCCGACGCCGTTCAACCGCTCGGACTACAAGACCCTTGGCCTCGCGGCCCTCGGCGGGGCGCTGGAAATCTACGATTTCATCATTTTCGTTTTTTTCGCCCTGACCTTGAGCCAGCTGTTCTTCCCGCCGGAAATGCCCGAGTGGCTGCGATTGCTGCAAAGCTTCGGCATCTTCGTCACCGGTTATCTGGCGCGGCCGCTGGGCGGGATCCTGATGGCGCATTTCGCCGACCGGTTGGGCCGCAAGCGAGTGTTCAGCCTGAGCATCCTGATGATGGCGTTGCCGTGTCTGCTGATCGGAATCATGCCGACCTACGCGCAGATCGGCTACTTCGCACCGCTGCTGCTGTTGCTGCTTCGCGTGCTTCAGGGCGCTGCGGTGGGCGGTGAAGTGCCTAGCGCCTGGGTATTCGTTGCCGAGCATGCACCGGCCGGCCATCGCGGTTATGCCTTGGGTTTTTTGCAGGCGGGCCTGACCTTTGGCTACTTGCTTGGCGCTCTGACGGCAACGTTCCTGGCGCAGGCGTTCACCCCGGCAGAAATCCTCGATTACGCCTGGCGCTATCCGTTTCTATTGGGTGGCGTGTTCGGTGTAATCGGCGTCTGGTTGCGCCGCTGGCTCAGCGAAACCCCGGTGTTCATGGCCATGCAGGCCAAGCGAGATGCGGCCGTCGAGCTGCCGCTGCGCACGGTCTTGCGCGAGCATCGCCTGGCCATATTGCCGGCCATGATTCTCACCTGCGTGCTGACCTCGGCGGTGGTGGTGTTCGTGGTCATCACCCCGACCATGATGCAGAAAACCTTCGGCATGACCGCCAGCCACACCTTCGGGCTGAGCGCATTGGGCATCGTTTTCCTGAACATTGGTTGCGTACTCGCCGGGTTGCTGGTCGACCGCATCGGTGCCTGGCGCACGGTTATGTTGTATAGCCTGTTGCTACCGCTGGGCATCGGCGTTCTCTACACCTGCCTGATCAGCGGCGGCGACTGGGTGGGTCTGGCCTACGCGGTTGCCGGCCTCTGTTGCGGGGTGGTGGGCGCAGTGCCGTCGGTGATGGTTAGCCTGTTCCCGGCACGGATTCGTGTCTCGGGGATTTCGTTCACCTACAACATTGCCTACGCCGCGTGGGCGAGTATCACACCGCTGGTGTTGATCGGTCTGATGCCGTGGAGCCCGTGGATCTGCGTGATTTTCTCTGCGGTGATGGGTGCGGTGGGGGTGAGCAGTGCAGCGTACTTCTCTGCTCGGATGCCGAGGATCACCGGTAGTTCGGCCACGTGCACCGTAAAAGCATGA
- the can gene encoding carbonate dehydratase yields MNELQDLIDNNERWADAITKEDPDFFAKLARQQTPEYLWIGCSDARVPANEIVGMLPGDLFVHRNVANVVLHTDLNCLSVIQYAVDVLKVKHILVTGHYGCGGVRASMQDRQFGLIDGWLRSIRDLYYEKREEIAKLATEEEQVDRLCELNVIQQVANVAHTSIVQNAWHRGQSLSIHGCIYGIKDGRWKSLNTTISGFEQLPPQYRLRPVEKS; encoded by the coding sequence ATGAACGAATTACAAGATCTGATTGATAACAACGAGCGCTGGGCCGACGCGATCACCAAAGAAGATCCTGACTTCTTCGCCAAGCTGGCTCGTCAGCAGACTCCAGAGTACCTGTGGATCGGCTGTTCCGACGCCCGTGTACCGGCGAACGAGATTGTTGGCATGTTGCCCGGCGACCTGTTCGTACACCGCAACGTGGCAAACGTGGTGCTGCACACCGACCTTAATTGCCTGTCGGTGATTCAGTACGCGGTGGACGTGCTCAAAGTCAAACACATCCTCGTCACCGGCCACTATGGCTGCGGCGGCGTGCGCGCCTCGATGCAGGATCGCCAGTTCGGCCTGATCGACGGTTGGCTGCGTTCCATTCGTGATTTGTACTACGAGAAGCGCGAAGAAATTGCCAAGCTGGCCACCGAAGAGGAACAAGTTGATCGCCTCTGCGAACTGAACGTGATTCAACAAGTGGCCAACGTCGCCCATACCAGCATTGTGCAAAACGCCTGGCATCGCGGGCAGAGCCTGTCGATCCACGGTTGCATCTACGGCATCAAGGATGGTCGCTGGAAGAGCTTGAACACCACCATCAGTGGTTTCGAGCAATTGCCGCCGCAATACCGCCTGCGTCCGGTCGAGAAGTCGTAA